From the genome of Canis lupus familiaris isolate Mischka breed German Shepherd chromosome 8, alternate assembly UU_Cfam_GSD_1.0, whole genome shotgun sequence, one region includes:
- the XRCC3 gene encoding DNA repair protein XRCC3 yields the protein MDLDQLDLNPRIIAAVKKAKLKSIKEVLHFSGPDLQRLTSLSSLDVQHLLRAASSRLRGGGVLTALQLCERAGGLPARPQRLSLGCPVLDRLLRGGLPLDGVTELAGLSSAGKTQLALQLCLAVQFPPRHGGLDAGAMYICTEDVFPNLRLQQLIAQQQRLRTDVPGEVVSRIKFSNQIFIEHVADVDSLLECVREKVPVLLSRGMARLVVIDSVAAPFRCEFDGPALVPRARHLQALGAALRRLSCAFQSPVLCINQVTEATEEQGTAPRPHGLRDERVSPALGMTWSNQLLMRLMVHRRRPGDEAVTPAGPPDRTLSVVFAPHLPPSSCSYTVNAEGVRGTPGTESC from the exons ATGGATTTGGATCAATTGGACCTGAATCCCAGGATTATTGCTGCAGTTAAGAAAG CCAAACTGAAATCAATAAAGGAGGTTTTGCATTTTTCTGGCCCGGACCTGCAGAGACTGACCAGCCTGTCCAGCCTGGACGTGCAGCACTTGCTGAGAGCGGCCTCCTCACGCCTGCGGGGAGGCGGTGTCCTCACAG CGCTGCAGCTGTGCGAGCGGGCGGGGGGGCTCCCCGCGCGGCCCCAGCGCCTGAGCCTCGGCTGCCCCGTGCTGGACCGGCTCCTCCGCGGCGGCCTGCCCCTGGACGGCGTCACCGAGCTGGCCGGCCTCAGCTCCGCCGGGAAGACCCAGCTGGCCCTGCAGCTCTGCCTGGCGGTGCAGTTCCCGCCGCGCCACGGGGGCCTGGACGCAG GGGCCATGTACATCTGCACGGAAGACGTCTTCCCAAACCTGCGCCTGCAGCAGCTCATCGCGCAGCAGCAGCGCCTACGGACAGACGTTCCGGGAGAGGTAGTCAGCAGGATAAAATTCAGCAACCAGATCTTCATCGAGCACGTGGCCGACGTG GACTCCCTGCTGGAGTGTGTGAGGGAGAAGGTGCCCGTGCTGCTGTCCCGGGGGATGGCCCGTCTGGTGGTCATCGACTCCGTGGCGGCCCCATTCCGCTGTGAGTTTGACGGCCCGGCCTTGGTCCCCAGGGCCAGGCATCTGCAGGCCCTGGGAGCCGCCCTGCGCCGGCTGAGCTGTGCCTTCCAGAGCCCAGTGCTGTGCATCAACCAG GTGACAGAGGCCACAGAGGAGCAGGGCACAGCGCCCCGGCCACACGG gCTCCGGGACGAGCGTGTTTCTCCAGCCCTTGGAATGACCTGGTCCAACCAGCTCCTCATGAGGTTGATGGTCCACCGGCGCCGCCCCGGGGACGAGGCCGTCACCCCAGCCGGCCCCCCTGACCGCACCCTGAGCGTGGTCTTCGCCCCTCACCTGCCGCCCTCCTCCTGTTCCTACACAGTCAACGCTGAGGGAGTGCGAGGGACCCCGGGGACCGAGTCCTGTTGA
- the LOC119872933 gene encoding uncharacterized protein LOC119872933 — translation MLWGSSLARAWVPAPGNGPESAARKKWRPSETNPNICGNWFSTKVPGRLSERMASSKWRGDSQVTAHRPVLTGRTPDARADAHKLRRRPGKPSCPRIQHQILGCDKQHKRAQGEREAGLDQNGTIEKMKTIHRRGDTVSSASGKSLAPTLQKFLQLNHKRWPRPNPAEELSGRVSAGAVRVLSGLRGDAQHPLSPGSANQAHGGTASHPRGWLRSSRASMRMVCVCVCAHVTRGPGCACAPRALDPRAQRGASQPDTRGRTKGRANGPWTHIREASSREEEGRTSRIPTVSLVGRPQLTVGFHWFG, via the exons ATGCTGTGGGGCAGCAGCCTGGCCAGAGCCTGGGTCCCCGCGCCAGGGAATGGGCCCGAGTCTGCAGCCAGAAAGAAGTGGAGACCCTCCGAGACAAACCCTAATATCTGTGGCAACTGGTTTTCAACCAAGGTGCCCGGACGACTCAGCGAGAGAATGGCCTCCAGCAAATGGCGCGGGGACAGCCAGGTCACCGCACACCGGCCCGTCCTCACAGGCCGCACACCTGACGCCAGAGCCGATGCCCACAAGCTCCGGAGAAGACCTGGTAAACCTTCATGCCCTCGGATTCAGCACCAGATTCTCGGATGTGACAAACAGCACAAGcgagcacagggagagagagaagctggacTTGATCAAAATGGTACCATTGAGAAAATGAAGACCATCCACAGGAGAGGAGACACTGTAAGTTCCGCATCTGGCAAGAGCCTCGCACCCACGTTACAGAAGTTCTTACAGCTCAACCACAAACGATGGCCCCGTCCGAACCCGGCAGAGGAGCTGAGCGGACGCGTCTCCGCAGGGGCCGTGCGGGTGCTCAGTGGGCTGCGAGGAGATGCCCAACACCCTCTGTCGCCTGGAAGTGCAAATCAAGCCCACGGTGGCACCGCCTCCCATCCCCGAGGGTGGCTCCGGTCAAGTCGGGCGTCCATgaggatggtgtgtgtgtgtgtgtgtgcgcacgtgacCCGCGGTCCCGGGTGTGCATGCGCTCCGAGAGCCTTGGACCCCCGTGCTCAGAGAGGGgcgagccagccagacacccgtGGACGGACGAAAGGGCGAGCAAACGGGCCCTGGACACACATCAGAGAAGCGTCCAGCCgtgaggaggagggaaggacgTCGCGGATTCCAACAGTGAGCCTTGTGGGGAGGCCACAGCTCACTGTAGGGTTCCACTGG TTTGGCTGA
- the ZFYVE21 gene encoding zinc finger FYVE domain-containing protein 21 isoform X2 — MSSEVAARRDAKKLVRSPSGLRMVPEHRAFGSPFGLEEPQWVPDKECPRCMQCDAKFDFLTRKHHCRRCGKCFCDKCCGQKVALRRMCFVDPVRQCAECALVSHKEAEFYDKQLKVLLSGATFLVTFGNSEKPETMVCRLSNNQRYLILDGDSRHEIEIARISTVQILTEGFPPGGGNARATGMSLQYAAPGAESVTQLKLRAAEDANASRRQATAWLAAMHKATKLLYESRDQ, encoded by the exons ATGTCCTCCGAGGTGGCCGCGCGCCGCGACGCCAAGAAGCTGGTGCGTTCCCCCAGCGGCCTGCGCATGGTGCCCGAGCACCGCGCCTTCGGCAGCCCCTTCGGCCTGGAGGAGCCGCAGTGGGTCCCGGACAAGGAG TGCCCGAGATGTATGCAGTGCGACGCCAAGTTTGACTTTCTCACCAGAAAG CATCACTGTCGCCGCTGCGGGAAGTGCTTCTGCGACAAGTGCTGCGGCCAGAAGGTGGCGCTGCGGCGCATGTGCTTCGTGGACCCCGTCCGGCAGTGCGCCGAGTGTGCCCTGGTGTCCCACAAGGAGGCCGAGTTCTACGACAAGCAGCTCAAAGTGCTCCTGAGTG GAGCCACCTTCCTCGTGACTTTTGGAAACTCCGAGAAGCCAGAAACCATGGTCTGCCGTCTCTCCAACAACCAGAG GTACCTGATTCTGGATGGGGACAGCCGCCACGAGATTGAGATCGCACGTATTTCCACTGTGCAGATCCTCACGGAAGGCTTCCCACCAGGAG GAGGTAACGCCCGGGCCACAGGCATGTCCCTGCAGTACGCAGCACCGGGGGCGGAGAGCGTGACCCAGCTGAAGCTGAGGGCCGCGGAGGACGCCAATGCCAGCAGGAGGCAGGCGACCGCGTGGCTGGCAGCCATGCACAAG GCCACCAAGCTCCTCTACGAATCGCGGGACCAGTAA
- the ZFYVE21 gene encoding zinc finger FYVE domain-containing protein 21 isoform X1 — protein MSSEVAARRDAKKLVRSPSGLRMVPEHRAFGSPFGLEEPQWVPDKECPRCMQCDAKFDFLTRKHHCRRCGKCFCDKCCGQKVALRRMCFVDPVRQCAECALVSHKEAEFYDKQLKVLLSGATFLVTFGNSEKPETMVCRLSNNQRYLILDGDSRHEIEIARISTVQILTEGFPPGEKDPPTYTSLLGSQPASEGGNARATGMSLQYAAPGAESVTQLKLRAAEDANASRRQATAWLAAMHKATKLLYESRDQ, from the exons ATGTCCTCCGAGGTGGCCGCGCGCCGCGACGCCAAGAAGCTGGTGCGTTCCCCCAGCGGCCTGCGCATGGTGCCCGAGCACCGCGCCTTCGGCAGCCCCTTCGGCCTGGAGGAGCCGCAGTGGGTCCCGGACAAGGAG TGCCCGAGATGTATGCAGTGCGACGCCAAGTTTGACTTTCTCACCAGAAAG CATCACTGTCGCCGCTGCGGGAAGTGCTTCTGCGACAAGTGCTGCGGCCAGAAGGTGGCGCTGCGGCGCATGTGCTTCGTGGACCCCGTCCGGCAGTGCGCCGAGTGTGCCCTGGTGTCCCACAAGGAGGCCGAGTTCTACGACAAGCAGCTCAAAGTGCTCCTGAGTG GAGCCACCTTCCTCGTGACTTTTGGAAACTCCGAGAAGCCAGAAACCATGGTCTGCCGTCTCTCCAACAACCAGAG GTACCTGATTCTGGATGGGGACAGCCGCCACGAGATTGAGATCGCACGTATTTCCACTGTGCAGATCCTCACGGAAGGCTTCCCACCAGGAG AAAAAGACCCTCCCACTTACACCAGCCTCCTGGGGAGCCAGCCCGCCTCTGAAG GAGGTAACGCCCGGGCCACAGGCATGTCCCTGCAGTACGCAGCACCGGGGGCGGAGAGCGTGACCCAGCTGAAGCTGAGGGCCGCGGAGGACGCCAATGCCAGCAGGAGGCAGGCGACCGCGTGGCTGGCAGCCATGCACAAG GCCACCAAGCTCCTCTACGAATCGCGGGACCAGTAA
- the ZFYVE21 gene encoding zinc finger FYVE domain-containing protein 21 isoform X3, producing MQCDAKFDFLTRKHHCRRCGKCFCDKCCGQKVALRRMCFVDPVRQCAECALVSHKEAEFYDKQLKVLLSGATFLVTFGNSEKPETMVCRLSNNQRYLILDGDSRHEIEIARISTVQILTEGFPPGEKDPPTYTSLLGSQPASEGGNARATGMSLQYAAPGAESVTQLKLRAAEDANASRRQATAWLAAMHKATKLLYESRDQ from the exons ATGCAGTGCGACGCCAAGTTTGACTTTCTCACCAGAAAG CATCACTGTCGCCGCTGCGGGAAGTGCTTCTGCGACAAGTGCTGCGGCCAGAAGGTGGCGCTGCGGCGCATGTGCTTCGTGGACCCCGTCCGGCAGTGCGCCGAGTGTGCCCTGGTGTCCCACAAGGAGGCCGAGTTCTACGACAAGCAGCTCAAAGTGCTCCTGAGTG GAGCCACCTTCCTCGTGACTTTTGGAAACTCCGAGAAGCCAGAAACCATGGTCTGCCGTCTCTCCAACAACCAGAG GTACCTGATTCTGGATGGGGACAGCCGCCACGAGATTGAGATCGCACGTATTTCCACTGTGCAGATCCTCACGGAAGGCTTCCCACCAGGAG AAAAAGACCCTCCCACTTACACCAGCCTCCTGGGGAGCCAGCCCGCCTCTGAAG GAGGTAACGCCCGGGCCACAGGCATGTCCCTGCAGTACGCAGCACCGGGGGCGGAGAGCGTGACCCAGCTGAAGCTGAGGGCCGCGGAGGACGCCAATGCCAGCAGGAGGCAGGCGACCGCGTGGCTGGCAGCCATGCACAAG GCCACCAAGCTCCTCTACGAATCGCGGGACCAGTAA